In Herbaspirillum sp. WKF16, one genomic interval encodes:
- a CDS encoding c-type cytochrome, which yields MKKHLVFLALAGVVGCASAADIVGNAKAAENKVSMCIGCHGIPGYKATFPEVYQVPLLGGQSAKYIEDALRAYQKGERKHPSMMGIAGSLSDQDIADLAAYYSQQK from the coding sequence ATGAAAAAACACCTCGTGTTTCTTGCATTGGCTGGCGTCGTCGGCTGCGCGTCCGCGGCGGACATCGTCGGCAATGCCAAGGCTGCTGAAAACAAAGTCTCCATGTGCATCGGCTGCCACGGCATCCCGGGCTACAAAGCCACCTTCCCCGAGGTCTACCAGGTTCCCCTGTTGGGCGGCCAATCTGCCAAGTACATCGAAGACGCATTGCGCGCCTACCAGAAGGGCGAGCGCAAGCATCCTTCGATGATGGGCATCGCAGGCAGCCTGTCGGACCAGGATATCGCCGACCTGGCCGCCTATTATTCGCAGCAGAAGTAA
- a CDS encoding vWA domain-containing protein, whose amino-acid sequence MLIDFFYTVKDAGVPASIKEFLTLLEAMDKQVIAPSLDEFYFLSRLTLVKDEANFDKFDRAFGAYFKGIETLFEKKPEIPLEWLLKKLQRDLTPEQKAAVEKFGYDKLMDRLKELLAEQKERHEGGSKWIGTGGVSPFGHGGYNPEGIRIGGEGGKRSAVKVWDAREYKDYDGERELGTRNIKVALRRLRRFAREGLEEELALDDTIRATASNAGYLDIRMQPERKNNIKVLMLFDVGGSMDDHIARTEELFSAARTEFKNMEFFYFHNCVYDYLWKNNRRRHAERFPTWDLLRKYPPDTKLIFVGDATMSPYEIVQPGGSVEYNNAEAGAAWLQRFTSTFPHFAWLNPEPEGLWQYRQSIALIRQLMNERMFPLTIDGLERAMRLLSK is encoded by the coding sequence ATGCTGATCGACTTCTTCTACACCGTGAAAGACGCCGGCGTGCCGGCCTCGATCAAGGAATTCCTGACGCTGCTCGAAGCGATGGACAAGCAGGTCATCGCGCCTTCACTGGACGAGTTCTACTTCCTCTCGCGCCTGACCCTGGTCAAGGACGAAGCCAACTTCGACAAGTTCGACCGCGCCTTCGGCGCCTACTTCAAGGGCATCGAGACGCTGTTCGAGAAGAAGCCCGAGATCCCGCTCGAATGGCTGTTGAAGAAGCTGCAGCGCGACCTCACGCCGGAGCAGAAGGCCGCCGTCGAGAAGTTCGGCTACGACAAGCTGATGGATCGCCTCAAGGAGTTGCTGGCAGAGCAGAAGGAACGCCACGAAGGCGGCAGCAAATGGATAGGCACCGGCGGCGTCTCGCCGTTCGGCCACGGCGGCTACAACCCGGAAGGCATCCGCATCGGCGGCGAAGGCGGCAAGCGCAGCGCGGTCAAGGTGTGGGACGCGCGCGAGTACAAGGACTACGACGGCGAGCGCGAGCTGGGCACGCGCAACATCAAGGTCGCGCTGCGCCGCCTGCGCCGCTTCGCGCGCGAGGGGCTGGAAGAGGAACTGGCGCTGGACGACACCATCCGCGCCACCGCCAGCAACGCCGGCTACCTCGACATCCGCATGCAGCCGGAACGCAAGAACAACATCAAGGTGCTGATGCTGTTCGACGTCGGCGGCTCAATGGACGACCACATCGCCCGCACCGAGGAGCTGTTCTCGGCCGCGCGCACCGAATTCAAGAACATGGAGTTCTTCTATTTCCACAACTGCGTCTACGACTACCTGTGGAAGAACAACCGCCGCCGCCACGCCGAGCGCTTCCCGACCTGGGACCTGCTGCGCAAGTACCCGCCGGACACCAAGCTGATCTTCGTCGGCGACGCCACCATGAGCCCTTATGAGATCGTGCAGCCGGGCGGCTCGGTGGAGTACAACAACGCCGAGGCGGGCGCGGCATGGTTGCAGCGCTTCACCTCGACCTTTCCCCACTTCGCCTGGCTCAACCCCGAGCCCGAAGGCCTGTGGCAGTACCGCCAATCGATCGCGCTGATCCGCCAGCTGATGAACGAGCGCATGTTCCCGCTCACCATCGACGGGCTGGAACGGGCGATGCGCTTGCTGAGCAAGTAG
- a CDS encoding GNAT family N-acetyltransferase — protein sequence MQFLSPITLKGQFANVEPLHHEHHDALIAAVSDGKLWKLWYTAIPKPENMRAEIERRLQLQQQGSMLPFVIRRNDTGALCGMTTYMNADAAHRRVEIGSTWYAASAQRTGINTECKLMMLTHAFEDMHCIAVEFRTHWMNQQSRAAIARLGAKQDGILRNHQRMPDGSLRDTVVFSIIESEWPAVRRHLQFKLGR from the coding sequence ATGCAATTCCTCTCGCCGATCACGCTCAAAGGCCAGTTCGCCAACGTCGAGCCGCTGCATCACGAGCACCATGACGCGCTGATCGCCGCGGTCTCCGACGGCAAGCTGTGGAAGCTCTGGTACACCGCGATCCCCAAGCCGGAGAACATGCGCGCCGAGATCGAGCGCCGCCTGCAGCTGCAACAGCAAGGCAGCATGCTGCCCTTCGTGATCCGGCGCAACGACACCGGCGCGCTGTGCGGCATGACCACCTACATGAACGCCGACGCCGCCCATCGCCGCGTCGAGATCGGCTCCACCTGGTACGCCGCCAGCGCCCAGCGCACCGGCATCAACACCGAGTGCAAGCTGATGATGCTCACGCACGCCTTCGAGGACATGCACTGCATCGCCGTCGAGTTCCGCACCCACTGGATGAACCAGCAGTCGCGCGCAGCCATCGCGCGCCTGGGCGCCAAGCAGGACGGCATCTTGCGCAACCACCAGCGCATGCCCGACGGCTCGCTGCGCGACACCGTGGTGTTCTCCATCATCGAATCCGAATGGCCGGCGGTGCGCCGCCATCTCCAGTTCAAGCTGGGACGCTGA
- a CDS encoding AAA family ATPase, with protein sequence MPDFSARPERFSGSENYVATDDLKLAVNAALTLQRPLLIKGEPGTGKTMLAEEVAAALGRPLLQWHIKSTTKAQQGLYEYDAVSRLRDSQLGDERIKDIHNYIVKGVLWQAFTADEPVVLLIDEIDKADIEFPNDLLREIDRMEFYVYETRELVRARHRPLVVITSNNEKELPDAFLRRCFFHYIRFPDKETMQKIVDVHFPHIKRELLAQALQTFYEVRDVAGLKKKPSTSELLDWLKLLMAEDIGPEALHSKDNKAVVPPLHGALLKNEQDVHLFERLVFMSRNNR encoded by the coding sequence ATGCCCGATTTCTCCGCACGCCCCGAACGTTTCAGTGGTTCCGAGAACTACGTCGCCACCGATGACCTGAAGCTGGCGGTCAATGCCGCGCTGACGCTGCAGCGCCCGCTGCTCATCAAGGGCGAGCCCGGCACCGGCAAGACCATGCTGGCCGAGGAAGTGGCCGCCGCGCTCGGGCGCCCGCTGCTGCAATGGCACATCAAGTCCACCACCAAGGCGCAGCAGGGCCTGTACGAATACGACGCGGTCTCGCGCCTGCGCGATTCGCAACTGGGCGACGAACGGATCAAGGACATCCACAACTACATCGTCAAGGGCGTGCTGTGGCAAGCCTTCACCGCCGACGAACCGGTGGTGCTGCTGATCGACGAGATCGACAAGGCCGACATCGAGTTCCCCAACGACCTGCTGCGCGAGATCGACCGCATGGAGTTCTACGTCTACGAGACGCGCGAACTGGTCAGGGCCAGGCACCGCCCGCTGGTGGTGATCACCTCCAACAACGAGAAGGAACTGCCGGACGCCTTCCTGCGCCGCTGCTTCTTCCACTACATCAGGTTCCCCGACAAGGAGACGATGCAGAAGATCGTCGACGTGCACTTTCCCCACATCAAGCGCGAGCTGCTGGCGCAGGCGCTGCAGACCTTCTATGAGGTGCGCGACGTGGCCGGCCTGAAGAAGAAGCCCTCGACCTCGGAGCTGCTGGACTGGCTCAAGTTGCTGATGGCCGAAGACATCGGCCCCGAGGCGCTGCACAGCAAGGACAACAAGGCCGTCGTGCCGCCGCTGCATGGCGCGCTGCTCAAGAACGAGCAGGACGTGCACCTGTTCGAGCGGCTGGTGTTCATGTCGCGCAACAATCGCTGA
- a CDS encoding preprotein translocase subunit TatB: MKYLFFKMLVVWRRMRHGMQARYMDRHDVGRQLDTLMRRVDPAADWHERANWMIDVAEWLRHRPAVSLLDRQAWHQVRRQRLEIMLDWLDQHRDVRRNVQNALQKTLREATGPELFSTTGLPHEPGFFGELAERLARMVLPRHLSPTDLSSLFTAMFPDPDDAAWLLELDNELLARLWKLLADDGISHMYWQQVEEAITYLTTTVIADGISPAFRQRLEPKMPMRATPFLALRREMEAWLRANPYDQGALRSVRMLVAVCHAQTDRIYAHLDEYGVSVSLVYRVERMRAHLQRIGRLIDVRAAVPGEPGAGRVQLLLADLISAHHNRGSVRGLMRRSFALLARKMVERNADHGDPAIARDRAGYRKVLAGALLGGAVMAGTALLKVSLAKLGMVHFFEGAAASLNYAVSFLLIAAVGGVLATRQPAVTAPALASRMGELDAEGMRGLLDESGRLLRSQSAGIFGNLLAVAPVTLGLCALGWFALGAAPMTAEQARGAVASLSLVGPTPLYAALTGVLLWLASLAAGFADNWFALRRVREVVSCNRRLVHALGQLRAERCAAWLERNVATIAGSLALALLLGMAPVLAAFFSLPLDIRQVTLAAGTLAAAGFSLGWQALATPEFWLAAGGVAITALLSVAVAFACALALALRSRDLPRRVRRFAMRAVLRRFVVAPGFFMLPEARDAAAHDEDEDGPEDEGEDGGDTPEPAGEAAPAAGDALPQASRRRA; this comes from the coding sequence ATGAAATACCTGTTTTTCAAGATGCTGGTGGTGTGGAGACGAATGCGGCACGGCATGCAGGCGCGCTATATGGATCGCCACGATGTCGGCCGGCAACTCGATACGCTGATGCGTCGCGTCGATCCCGCCGCGGACTGGCATGAACGGGCCAACTGGATGATCGACGTCGCCGAGTGGCTGCGCCACCGGCCGGCGGTGTCGCTGCTGGATCGCCAGGCCTGGCACCAGGTGCGCCGCCAGCGCCTGGAGATCATGCTGGACTGGCTCGACCAGCATCGCGATGTGCGACGCAACGTGCAGAACGCGCTGCAAAAGACGCTGCGCGAGGCCACCGGCCCCGAACTCTTTTCCACCACCGGCCTGCCGCACGAGCCCGGCTTCTTCGGCGAGCTGGCCGAACGCCTGGCGCGCATGGTGCTGCCGCGCCACCTTTCCCCGACCGATCTGTCCTCGTTGTTTACGGCGATGTTCCCCGACCCGGACGATGCCGCCTGGCTGCTGGAGCTCGACAATGAGCTGCTGGCGCGCCTGTGGAAACTGCTGGCCGACGACGGCATCTCGCACATGTACTGGCAGCAAGTGGAGGAGGCGATCACCTACCTGACCACCACCGTGATCGCCGACGGCATCAGCCCGGCCTTTCGCCAGCGCCTGGAGCCCAAGATGCCGATGCGCGCCACGCCTTTCCTGGCGCTGCGGCGCGAGATGGAGGCCTGGCTGCGCGCCAACCCTTACGACCAGGGCGCGCTGCGCAGCGTGCGCATGCTGGTGGCGGTTTGCCACGCGCAGACCGACCGCATCTATGCCCACCTGGACGAATACGGTGTCTCGGTCAGCCTGGTGTACCGGGTCGAGCGCATGCGCGCCCACCTGCAACGCATCGGCCGCCTGATCGACGTGCGCGCCGCCGTGCCCGGGGAGCCGGGCGCGGGGCGCGTGCAGCTCTTGCTGGCCGACCTGATTTCGGCCCACCACAACCGCGGCTCGGTGCGCGGGCTGATGCGGCGCAGCTTCGCGCTGCTGGCGCGCAAGATGGTCGAACGCAATGCCGACCATGGCGACCCCGCCATCGCGCGCGATCGCGCCGGCTATCGCAAGGTGCTGGCGGGCGCGTTGCTGGGCGGCGCGGTGATGGCCGGCACGGCGCTGCTGAAGGTATCGCTGGCCAAGCTGGGCATGGTGCATTTCTTCGAAGGGGCGGCGGCGTCGCTGAACTATGCCGTGAGCTTCCTGCTGATCGCCGCCGTGGGCGGTGTGCTGGCCACGCGCCAACCGGCCGTGACCGCGCCGGCGCTGGCCTCGCGCATGGGCGAGCTGGACGCGGAGGGCATGCGCGGCTTGCTGGACGAATCCGGGCGGCTGCTGCGGTCGCAGTCGGCCGGCATCTTCGGCAACCTGCTGGCGGTGGCGCCGGTAACCCTGGGACTGTGCGCGCTCGGTTGGTTCGCGCTGGGCGCCGCGCCGATGACGGCGGAACAGGCGCGCGGCGCGGTGGCGTCGTTGTCGCTGGTCGGCCCGACCCCGCTGTACGCGGCGCTGACCGGCGTGCTGCTGTGGCTGGCCAGCCTGGCGGCAGGTTTTGCCGACAACTGGTTCGCCTTGCGCCGCGTGCGCGAGGTGGTGTCCTGCAATCGCCGCCTGGTGCACGCGCTGGGGCAGTTGCGCGCCGAGCGCTGCGCGGCGTGGCTGGAGCGCAACGTCGCCACCATCGCCGGCAGCCTGGCGCTGGCCCTGCTGCTGGGCATGGCGCCGGTGCTGGCCGCTTTCTTCAGCCTGCCGCTGGATATCCGTCAGGTCACGCTGGCGGCCGGCACGCTGGCCGCGGCCGGGTTCAGCCTGGGCTGGCAGGCGCTGGCCACGCCTGAGTTCTGGCTGGCCGCGGGCGGGGTGGCGATCACCGCGTTGTTGTCGGTGGCGGTGGCCTTCGCCTGCGCCCTGGCGCTGGCGCTGCGCTCACGCGACCTGCCGCGCCGCGTGCGCCGCTTCGCCATGCGCGCGGTGTTGCGCCGTTTCGTCGTGGCGCCCGGCTTCTTCATGCTGCCCGAGGCGCGCGATGCGGCGGCGCACGATGAGGATGAGGACGGCCCCGAGGATGAGGGTGAGGACGGCGGCGACACCCCCGAGCCGGCCGGAGAGGCCGCCCCAGCCGCTGGCGACGCGCTCCCGCAAGCATCGCGGCGGCGCGCCTAG